AGCAGAAGACCACGACTTATTCTCCATTCACTGTAGAAAACACTTACTTCACTGTAGGATATTTTGTATGCATTGGAGAAATAGTAGTTGAGATAATTGCTGTAATAAAAGCATACAATTTGGTTAACCTAGTTTGCAgtggaaagattttttttctcattctttAAAATTTTCACTAGAAGATTGTTGGTATACCTAACAAACTTTTAATTCCTTTGCCTGCATAGAAAGAAACGAAGAACGAATTAAACTCTTATGGTCTATCTTCTGTCAAAAATTGGTGGTTGATAACCTCTATTTTTTGTCGAACTTGGATGATATTATACTCATGGACTAAATGTTTTTCAGATAAATTCCaaactcaagctcaagtttttAGTGAATTTTGTTTCTAAATGAAACTAGATTTTAAGTCAAAGACGGTAATCTTACCATCATTTTACAAATCCTTCACCAAATCTAGTGAGTCTTATACCAATATGTTCCTTGAAATAAAGAGTCCAAAAATCAGTGAAAATTTTAGCACAAAACCCTCAAAATAAGCTTTTTCAATATCTTGTACTGATGAATCATGTCATAAGATTTTCTAGACACATGATTTCTCTTTAATATAggttcaatttttatttttttttgtaagagtGAAACAAATTCGAAAAAGTATCTAAATGCAGGACAGTAATAAAAATGAGTGTGTGCATACATATGTCAATTTAGTTATAATATCTTAGCAAGTATTCCAAACAGTCAACAGAAAAAATTCATAATTTAGTTGGTCTAATTTATGTTACATCAGAAACCCTTGCTTTGGctctttttttttacaaaaaaataagaaaagaaaaaatcttttAGTTTTGTTAATTTTAGCCCATCTATCACCTTGCAATTGTTTCCTTCAATCTTTATGGCTGAATTGCAACAAAAGTGTAAAAGTACAGTACGTATACGTTTTTTCATAAACTCAAGGGACAAGGTACCCTTAATAATTAGAGACTAAAATGTTTACATACATAAGATTTGAAGGCCTTTTAGGCAATCTCACCCCCACATTTGAGCTGCTCGTTAATTTACACATTTATAAAGATATCCATTGTACCTGAGTCAACAATTGACACCCCCTAATTATTGGTATTTCCATACATAGGATACCGTATCTCTCCGACTTTAATTGTTTCCTCAATATTTATTAAGTTACTCCATCCCCAATTCTCTAACTATTATAAATAGAGGCCACAACAAGATTGCAAGCACATGCGTATTCTGATGTTGATCTTTCTTTTTGGCTTTATCTCTAATCTCAACTGTTGTACTAATGAGTGGGAAAAAGTATAAACGAAGGCGtctaattttccttttaaaagaTGAGTAAGTCAAAGCAATAGTTGTaagttgtgatttttttttctgttagAAAATTCTTGGGTAAAAATTGAATCCAAAATGCATGTTTATGGCAACTTAATTCAAAGAATTTGTAAACAGTTAGATACTTGGTGAATATAACTATCATCTTAGTTAATATATGCAACGAGGTTCAGCAATATACTATAGAGAATATGATGGTGGAGACATTATTTAGAAATAGATAGAGTTGATGGTCTAACTAGTTAGGTTGATTTGAAATTGGATGCATTGATTGTGATCAAAATGTTTAAATGAGCGATGATATTTATTgtattcttttatttatatgtTGTTATCTTACTATTTAGATTTGTTGACTTAGGCCTTGTTTGATAATCTAATTCAATACTTAAATTTATTGAATTCAAAACCTAACATGTTCAGCcgtgtttgataataaaaaattgaacgtctgaattaattaaatggcatTGAATTTCTTAAACAAAACTTGcttttaaaaataaatgataaactaTTTACTTATCACTGAACGTGATATATACCCAAacgtattagatttaatactttacaattcaataaattaattattcaaatttcagatttcagacttcagttttatcaaatacACCCTTAGTGTTTATATCTAttctattagtatatatatataataattaatGCTATTGAAACTAACAACGATAGAAGCTTAGATCCATCAAGAGATGGCTAAGTATTTTTCCATTGCCACCTTGAGTTTGAAGCAAGGGACCACATTTTCAAGGCTCGTTTCTTTTCTATGTAAGAGAGATGCTACACGTGTTAAACATCCATATCAAAATCAATTGGCACCTAAAAATGCTACATTTAGAAGGGCTGGTAAAGGAAGGGGGCAGAGTGAGAAAGGGGGAGGGAGAGAGGGCAGCGAGAGAAGGGGGAAGAAGGAGGGGGAGAAGAAACGAGGAGAGGAGGGGGGGAGAAGGGAGAGAGGGAGGAGAAGggagggagaaagagagagcgaCAAAATAGAGGGGTGGCCTACAATGGGAAGAGAGGAGAAAGAACACCAATGGTGTAGGGAGGAAGAATAAGGGAGggacaaaacaaaaaaacaaggaaagaaaaagaaaataagaaattttttctccaaaccatccattgcataaAAGTTTTCAATTCTACAGTAAGATACGATAAAGTTTTATACAAACTTCCTAAAAACATATTATTCAAATGGACCCCAAGTTTTGTTGTTAATCTAAGATGTAGAAATGCTACCGTTAAGACTGATAATGATGACCATAATTTGAAGGCGAATTTAGCAAAATATAATTCAACGTTTTACCATATTGTTGTGTACTTTACTGAAAGTATGCAAACAACAAATCAGTACCataaaaaaattgtataaattaaattcaaatctAACTTAACAATCTCATGCAAAAATCCTCCTTTGGCACACCTAAAGTGTAAGCTGATATTAAATAaagggactaaattgaaaaaCATGAAGTGTAAGTTTGAAAATCAATTTTTGACATTCGAGATAAAGATTACAGCAAATAGGGATTATCTAGGAGCccgttttattttcctttcctcTTCCTCCTTCAATCATCTATATTTCCACAAATGAAATTGGACATCAACTGCAGTTCAGTTGCTACAAGAAACTATCACTATCAAAATATCAGAGTACAATGCCTTAGTGGAACTCATTCATTTTTGGACCCTGGTTGTTACACATGCCTACTTCAACATAATATTCTTTTCCCATCCAAGAATTCCACCTTCAATTTGAACGTCTTTGATTCCCCTAACGTGAGGGATTTCTGTATGTACTGAAAACTGTCCAACATGTCATCAATCTTGGTGAAATTGTATGTAGAATATTAGTCTGAAATTAGATTGACTACGCATAattaatttctttactttttctttataACCAGGACAAAAATTATAGGAATTCAATCAACCAGTACCCTTCACTAAGTATATCAAGGAAACCAGTGAATATATAGTTAAGCAATTGTTCTGCTTTATTGCATTGCATCATCAAGCTTCAACTTGCTAAACATACCAAGAACAAATCATCTATGAAACATGAAATGTTCGAGCTTAATTACAACTAAGAACAAAAATGAATCTTATTTATTACAAGAATTGTCAAATTGTGACTTTGACAAGGCCGTGAACTAGAAAGCTGAGGAAGTTTTATCTCCATTCCTAGAGAGACACACTTGGGAATTTGCACGGTCCATGGCCTGGTCAACATATAAACCAAAAAGATAGTCAAAATAAGTACAATAAAGACACATAGAAGCGTTCATCAACAAACATATCTAATCAGACAAATCTGAGTTCTACGTGATAATGATGATAGACTATTTCCTGTTTTCCATTCCAATTCAACcaactactttttctttcttcagaTTGGATGATGATGAGATATACTTACTTGGATCCCTGGTGGTTTGCTCAGCAAAGCCATTGAAATAGCAAGTTGCACCAGCACTGTCTCTATGCTTAGCCCAGTATGAGCTAAATGCATAACTAGCATGAGCAACAAGAGAAACAGGTTCATAACATTCGTTCCCTGGTGCAAGAGCATCACATGCTCCATTATCTTCTTTGCACACTGAATTCAAAACGGGCCCTAAGTCCGTTATCCTTGAACCAGGCGCCACCACACACCATATCTTTCCCTTGAATGGCTTGTTATTTGTAGGTTGTGGCAAGGTGGGGTAGTTACTTTCACTTTGCACTCCAGTCAGGTCTATCTCATAATTTGGCAGCCCATTTGGCTGCAGCAGCCCCCAGTGCCTTTCAGTCCCTCGACCAAATTTTCGGTTCTCATCATATAGGGAAAATATGAAGGTGGGAATGACCACGCCAGGTTGAGCTGGTGTCCCTATTGGTGGTGTTGCAGTAACTTTGCGGACAAGGTTTCGATTATAAATGGCTGCATTGTGTATATTTGCACCAGGTTGATCGATGTCACCAGCATTAGGCCAACCAGTCTCTGATATTGCTAGGGAAATATTATCGAAGCCTAACTTTCGAGCTGCAAACAGAACCGAATCAAGCATCTGATCCAGGAGGTTTGTGTAGATCAAACCACTCTCTGGATCTGTGTACGATGAATTTTTAGCCGTGAACAATGCAAAATCCAGGCTTAAGTTCGTGGGGTTTTCAGACCATGAAAAATAAGGGAAGACATTAACAAAGAAAAACGATCTGGTTTTATTCAAGAAACTCAGCAGTGGTACCATCACCTGATGGTTGAGAATTTCAGGCCTAAATTTCCCACTGGAAGGTGGAAATGTTGATTCCAAGATGTCCATGGCTACTGGCGTCCCAACTTTGATGTTCTGAATATTTTGTGCCTTGATTGAGTTATGAATCCTTACCATGGCAGGTACAAGGTTGTACCATAGCAATGTATTATTGCTGCTTAGGATTTCATTTCCAACTAGTACAAAGCGGATCATTGTTTGAGGATAATAAGCAAGAACGTTATCTCTTACCCATTGATCTGCAATGGATTGATCTGAAGCGATATCTGGGATAAGTCCATCCTGAATCATGATTGAGGCTTGAAGCTTTGTTCCAGATAGCAGTTTAAGTACTTCAGGATTAGCATCATAAATCTTCACTCGACTGGCATTCATGCTTTGAAGAAGGTTGATTGAATGATGTACAGATTGCAAATTGTCTCCATTCAAACCATAATTTATCCCCATCTTGCTTGATATTGTAGCATCTGACAACACAAAAGAACATCAAGTAGGTGTTAGTTGAATTGaagttgaaacaaatcttaGAGCATCAAGAAACTATTCCTCGTATGCCCTTTGAGGAAAACTTACTCGAAAAAGCAAGGAGAGAGTAGAATAACAGATAAAAAATAGAATTCTCGGCTAGCTTCTTTTTGGCCATGATCTTCTATCAATGTCCGGACTTTCAAAAAGGAATAATGGTTTCCTGAATGCTGGTGGTGCTGGAATTGTGGGAATACGAGAAGAACAGATTGTAGGTATGGGTTGTCAATATGTGACAAGGGAGAAGTATATAAATAGTGAACATTTTACTAGAATTCCAAGAAGCTGTTGAACAACCAGCCATGGTTGAGCCccattaaaaaaacaaaagagagctCTTACTGTTGCAAATTGCAAGGCTCGTGACAGCAATAAATACAAGGAAGGATCAAGAACATGTACAGTAATAATCTGCAGAAAATTAAGGCAAAGATCATCAGGTAGAAAGACACATTTGAATGTTATCCAGTGATCATATACAATAATGCAAGTATTCCACCTTTTCAACGTAATTGTCATCATCTGTACGAGGAACTTAGTTTGTGACTACTATATTGTATTACTTAATTTAATAGCTAATTCGAAGGAAATCTTGAATAGATTTgtctttgttcctttttttccccccaTCTTAATGAACTGCATATATAGATTATTCCACTTCCAGAGTTGCACGCCAGTGCTTTTGGTGCATCTTAAAAAAAGGGTATCTCCAACTCCTAGAGAAATGGGATAAAAAACAGGGAAACAACAACATGTTCTGGATCACATAAAACTTGAAGAAAATTCTTGCTACCAAAATGTTTGCTGAATGCAGATGTTTTATGAAAGCTGATGTCCTCTTATGTGATGAAAACCTTCTAAACGGGTTtaattgcttttctttttctttgcccTTTTTGTGTGATGGTGTGAGGAGATCAAGGCATTCCATCCAAATATGTTGTTTCAATAGCATGGAACTGTTGAAGTTGCAAATAATAGGGGGAGCTTCGCTTTCTCTTCACGAATTGGTTGTCCAGAAAGTATAGGAAAAggacaaattacactttaccccctcCGGTGTAGCTAATTTTCATGTAATCCCCTTctagttttaaaaactatatataatcCCCTGATAGTTTGAATTAAAAATGTCAAATTAACGGAAATGATCATCCGTAACGAAACctataaaaatatcaaaattacctttgtttaaaaactaaaacgacttaagtgaccaaaatatataaatataatatgcatGGCGCTCTAATCTcgtatgattttatattttaccatataacccccctTATACTTTAGTGCTTAACCATATAACCCTCTTATGGttttcaatatatatacataacccccttgtgattaataaataatttttaactttacatagggatttttttatattttagttgATTCCGTTATGAATTGCAAATTTTGCCACTTTGACACTATAATCCAAATCATGAAggggttatgtataactttagaaaccataagggggttatgtaatAAAATACTAGACCACAGGGGGGTTATTTGTAAATTGCCCAAAGTTTTATAACTTGAACCTCTTTATTTATTTGACGTTATATCTGCTTTCTTTATTCATCTAGAATTAGAAACTCGCAAAAACAATGGCTCGAAATAACTGTGTTTAATCGTTAGATTGGCATCAAATTTTACCACTATACATGATTCTGCCTCATTTCTTGTCTACATTTACTTCACTGGACATAACTATAATCTATTTATGGAGTAAACCAAATAATTTTGTCATAGCTACTGACTTTTTTATTCCTTCGAAAGTTAGCTAATACTATTTTACTCAACGAGAATTAACAACGATCAACAATTTTATAACTCTCCATTAAATTGTTAAATTGTAGAATATCATGAACTATATTACTGTGGATTTCAAAGTAGCCAAGTAGATTTACACATTTTTACCCAGAAGAAACTAATCACCAAATACCACCTTTTAGAAGCAAAATACTTAATATCCACCTTTGAAATTTTCATCAAATGACTACCAAACAAATTGCCAATTCAGTCTTTTAACAAGCCTTGCATTTGCAATATGGTCTAATCAATCACCCTGTTGCTTTTTAAATTGCAACATCATCCTTCAATTATATCTGAAAAACTCGAGCTGCATGCATGTCTCATGAGCAATGAGCATTTCATTGCTCACCAAATTATGCTTCTTTGGAAGATGTAGAGTCAGTGATGAATTTGGAGAAGAACGATGCCTCTTAAGCCAATAGTCATCTGCTTTTGCAGAAGTACCTAAACTAATTTCCAAACCAACTTGAATCTTTTGATAGAAGGGCatatacaaattaaaaaaaattgatctcAGAGTACTCAATCACTTTCTAGTTGCTCTGAATTCCTAACAACTATTTCAAGAAAATGACCTCAAATAGTTTTTTAAAGATATGAATCTCATTATTGCATTGATTGCTAACCTATGACTAAAACAAGGAGAATAAACTTGATATCCAGAATTTCAACTGCTTCACATACTTCTCAGAAATACACACTTGGAAACTTGCACGATCCATGGCCTGCTCAACataaaaaccaagaaaagaaaaagtcatACAAATTGCGAAGGAAAAATAGTAATTCTAGTAAGACATAACTATGGTGAGAAAAATTTCTGTGAAGATGGTAATGATTAATTAGCAGTCTAGGGGTAAAAAGGTTTGGGAAGTCTACAATATTTCACCCATTGATGCCATAATTCCATTTCT
This region of Coffea arabica cultivar ET-39 chromosome 3c, Coffea Arabica ET-39 HiFi, whole genome shotgun sequence genomic DNA includes:
- the LOC113735274 gene encoding probable glucan endo-1,3-beta-glucosidase A6, with product MGINYGLNGDNLQSVHHSINLLQSMNASRVKIYDANPEVLKLLSGTKLQASIMIQDGLIPDIASDQSIADQWVRDNVLAYYPQTMIRFVLVGNEILSSNNTLLWYNLVPAMVRIHNSIKAQNIQNIKVGTPVAMDILESTFPPSSGKFRPEILNHQVMVPLLSFLNKTRSFFFVNVFPYFSWSENPTNLSLDFALFTAKNSSYTDPESGLIYTNLLDQMLDSVLFAARKLGFDNISLAISETGWPNAGDIDQPGANIHNAAIYNRNLVRKVTATPPIGTPAQPGVVIPTFIFSLYDENRKFGRGTERHWGLLQPNGLPNYEIDLTGVQSESNYPTLPQPTNNKPFKGKIWCVVAPGSRITDLGPVLNSVCKEDNGACDALAPGNECYEPVSLVAHASYAFSSYWAKHRDSAGATCYFNGFAEQTTRDPSHGPCKFPSVSL